The following proteins are co-located in the Actinomycetota bacterium genome:
- a CDS encoding ABC transporter ATP-binding protein, whose translation MTRAPVLAMRRVGRTHGTGAQRVDALVNIDLDVNKGELVAVTGRSGSGKTTLLNLAGGLDEATTGSVEVEGRLLAELSKTELAELRRLRVGYVFQQFNLLPTLTAGENVSLPLELDGMSLRKARSHAETALAEVGLEDMANRYPDQLSGGEQQRVAIARGFVGPRVLLLADEPTGALDEVTSESILRLLRTRCDQGAAAMLVTHEPAYAAWADRVVRIRDGQIEQISERSTVPAGMEATTP comes from the coding sequence ATGACCCGCGCACCGGTGCTCGCAATGCGGCGAGTCGGCCGGACCCACGGAACCGGCGCCCAACGGGTCGACGCCCTCGTCAATATCGATCTCGATGTCAACAAAGGCGAATTGGTTGCAGTGACGGGCCGCAGCGGCTCAGGTAAAACGACGCTCCTCAATCTCGCCGGCGGTCTCGACGAGGCGACCACCGGCTCCGTCGAGGTCGAAGGTCGGCTGCTCGCCGAGCTCTCAAAAACGGAGCTGGCGGAACTGCGGCGGCTGCGGGTCGGGTATGTGTTCCAACAGTTCAACCTGCTCCCGACTCTCACCGCAGGCGAGAACGTCTCGCTCCCGTTGGAGCTCGACGGCATGTCACTGCGCAAGGCTCGGAGTCACGCCGAGACTGCGCTCGCCGAAGTCGGCCTGGAGGATATGGCGAACCGATACCCCGATCAGCTTTCAGGTGGGGAGCAGCAGAGGGTGGCGATCGCACGGGGATTTGTGGGACCCCGTGTGCTGCTGCTGGCTGACGAACCCACCGGGGCGCTCGATGAGGTGACCAGCGAGAGCATTCTGCGATTGCTGCGGACTCGTTGCGACCAGGGTGCCGCCGCAATGCTGGTCACCCACGAACCAGCGTACGCCGCATGGGCGGATCGCGTGGTGCGTATTCGCGACGGCCAGATTGAGCAGATCTCCGAACGCTCAACGGTCCCAGCAGGCATGGAAGCAACCACACCATGA